In Lycium barbarum isolate Lr01 chromosome 9, ASM1917538v2, whole genome shotgun sequence, the DNA window AAAATCAAGGCACTACTTCCTAGGACTAGAGGTACTATATAAAGAGGATGGACTTATTATATCATAGAGAAAGTTTCTACTGGACCTGCTGAAAGAGTATGGAGTATTGGAGATGAGCAGTTATCCTTCTCTATTAGACTCTACTGTCAAATTGCAAGCCAAGGAAAGAGTGGCATTGTCTGATCCTACTTATTATAGAAAGCTCATTGGGTAGCTAAACTTCCTCACAAATACAAGGATGGACATAGCCTACAGTGTGCAACACTTAAGCCAATTCATGCAAGATCCTAGAGAATCTCAATTAAAAGCTGCATTTCATTTGCTCAGATATCTTAAGGGTGATCCCACTCTTGGCATTTTTGGCAAAAATCTCAAACCATACTGTCAAAGCCTATTGTGACCCTGATTGGGCTACATGCCCAGATTCAAGGAAATCTGTGACTTGTTGTTTTACTGGGAAACAGTCCAATAAGTTGGAAGTCCAAGAAACAAGAAACGATATCATTGTCCTCAGCTGAAGCAAAATACAGGGCACTAAGGAAAGTGGTAGGTGAGCTTGTACGGTTGGACAGGTTACTTGAAGAGCTTTCAGTGTCCATTTCAAGGCCAATTGAAGTATATTGTGACAGCCAATCTACCTTGCATATTGCAAAGAATCCAGTCTTCCATGAGAGGACTAAGCATATAGAAATTGATTGCCACTTTGTAAGGAATGTGCTTCAAGAAGGACTGATTTCTCTCCACTATGTTGCTTCAGAAGACCAGCTAGCAGATGTTCTAACTAAAGCTTTGACAGGCATCAAACACAGTGCTACCATGAGCAGGTTGGTAGTGTTTTCTAcacctccaacttgaggggggggggggggggtgttgagaATAAGtatttaattattaattagtGTGTTAATTGTTTAGTTAGTTAGTTAACTGAATTAGTTAGAAGTAGTTTAGGTGGTTACAAGTGCATCCACCCCACTGCCAGCTGGATACTACTAATAGGTAGATATTTGCATTCTTTACACTTGCATAAATACATATACTCATTTCAGTGGAATTAATTCAATTGAGTCTTCCCAAATAACTTCTTCTCACTTTCTCCTCAACCGACGTTCTTCCACCATTGATGTTCAGTTATGTAAGCTTACCATTTGCTCTTAATTCACTTTTATATTTCTAATAATAAATAAACATGTTTGTATACAAAATTGATGTCATTTCTAAAATGAGATACAGTATAACAGAAGCAGGAAATCAAAGGTGCCTGGAGGCAAACTGTAATCCAGCTCAAGCTTCTCCAACAAATGCAAGGTAAGGAGAACAAAAGTAGTGTAAATTCTCAAATGCAACACTTTGAAAACAACGTGCTGCTCAGCAGGTACCATAATGTCTTCTATGATTGTGTGAAGTAATGGAGAATCTTGTATATCATCCTTATGTACATCTTAAAAAGTATCATGACTTGATTAGGAGAGCTAACTGAAGTTTACCAAGCTGATAGTCTGTATGGGTTTTTGTATACTGTCACTATTGCTATATTATCGGCCGATAAAAAAACATGGGCAATGCTAAAAGATTCACCTTTCTCAACTGCAAACTGCCATTCCCTTAAGGTAATATGGAACCAATCCTTTGTCGAAGATGTAGTTGCCTTTATTTCTATGTATTCATCATCTCCCACAACAAGGTCATAGGGAAGCCCCGCTTCATTGGTTTCATTGACCCATTTCATGAAAGGCTCCCTAATTTCTCCAAGAAGTACTTGAAAGCAAAAAATTCTCCAAGTCTGCTAGTTTCCCGTTGAGCATCAGTTGTGCCACTTGTGCCTACATACAGCTGATCTCTTTCTGTCACATCAGATGAGCTATTATTCAGGTCATGTGGTTCAGTCATGGGATGAGGAGAATTGAATGACTCAATAGTACCAGGTACATGATCAACATCTTGGGAACCTAGTACAACTGCAGCTGATGCTGGATCGTTGTTCACATTCTCGACAGAAGTCATCTCACTTGGAGCCAGTGCACATGTTATAACTACACTTTCTTCCAAAGTCACCTTTTTCGATTTGATGCCACTGGCTGCCCATTTTTTCGCGACACAATCACTTAATCGCTGAAAACCTGGAGCAGTTTTCCAGCCAGTAGGTGGCCAGTTTGAGCTGATTCCTGATCTCTTCTCGATTTTCAAAGGGTTTTTCTCGTCAATTGTTCTGGAAGAACTCATCAGCCCTGTCTCACTATCTGTTGACAATGACACATTTGCGAGTGACCAAACAGATTCACCTTCCGGAAGCTTGGGCATTTTCTGGCTATTCAAAATGAAAAACTCAGCTTGCTCCTCATAGGAACCTAATTCTGCCATAGTGGTGATCATatgaagaaagtttgccaagtgCAAGTCGGGAGTTCTAGAAGAGAACTAACGAGAAAACTCCATGAATATTGAGTGAGAATCTGATTCTTGAGTGGCATACAAGATGTTTCGTTGTCACAGAGTGTAATAAACAATAAAGGAATGAAATTGTAGAAAATTTTCTGTGTGTTTTTCATTGATTGCGTATAGTGTATTTATACAAGCATTCTAGATGTAGAGATGAATAGAAAATGTACAAGTGTCCTAATTTATATTGGCTAGTATTTACAGCTGTAACATATGGAATATGCTAATTTTATTTACAAATCATGTGAGGAGCACATGTGAGAAGCTTCTATTTTCTTCACTGAGTTGTACGCTCAGGATCTGTTCTTGATTAAATAAAATTAGCCTTGTGATGACTCCACGTGTCTTTGAATGAAACTTTCCCAAATAGACACATAAGAGTGTTGTTGTCTTTGACATTAACGATGTCAACTTTTCTGACCAGTTTCTTCATTATCAATCTCAATCTTCCCTTTCTTTGTAGTTGAGGAAGAAGGTCGATTATTATCACCAGcaccccctcaagttggagggaGAGGAAGCCACTCTTAACTTGCCGAGAATAGCAGAGTGAGAAGGACCAGAGAGCGGTTTAGTAAACAAATCGCGATCTGAGATGAAGACGGTACAAATGATAAAGAGATCAGACCAGAGATAAATTGTTGCAGAACGAAGTGGCAATCAATTTCCACATGTTTGGTTCGTTCGTGAAAGACCGGATTACGAGCGATATGAATCGCCGCTTGGCTATCGGAGTGCACTGGTATAGGAAGAGATGGAATCACCGATAAACCCTCCAATAGACGGCTCAATCAAGTTAGCTCTGCAACAACCCTTCTCATCGAACGATATTCAGCTTCGGTTGATGAGAGGGAAATAGAATCCTGCTTTTTCGATTTCCAAGATACCGGAGAACCCCCAATGCTAATGAAAAATACACTTACTGATCGTCGGGAATTAGGGAAAGTGGCCCAATCGGCATCACAAAATGCCAATATTTGAAGAGAAGGAGATGCAGAGATGAATATCCCTTGACCTGGGTCAGACCTGAGATAGCGAACAATATGAAGAGCATCATAATAATGAGGAATGGTGGGTTCTTGCATATATTGACTAAGAAATTGTACTGCAAAAGAGAGATCCGGCCGGGTGTGAGTCAAATAATTAAGTTTCCCGGTGAGACGACGATACACTGTTGGATCAGCAAGTAAATCTCCTGTACCAGCCGAAAGTTTGGACGAAGGGTTGAGGGGAGAATTCACTAAGGGCATATGAGTAGGGTCAAATTCGGAAAGCAAATCCAAAGCAAATTTCCTCTAGCAAATGATCAAACCATAGGGTTCACGAAGTATTTCAAGCCCCAAAAAATAGTGTAAGTGACCTAAATCCTTAACTTTGAATTCCATGTCAAGAAATTGTTTGAGTGAAGCAATTTCAGTCGAGTCATTTCCTGTAACTAGAATATCGTCGACATAGACAACAACGATGGAAATAGATGACCCTGTCTTCTTAAAAAATAGAGAATAATCATGAAGAGAGGAAGAATAGCCTTTGAATTTTAAAGCAGAGGCAAGACGAGCATACCACTACCTCGATGCTTGTCGTAGGCCatataatgattttttttaatctgCAAACAAGATCAGTAGTAGAACAATGCATACCTTGAGGAAGTTTCATATAAACTTCTTTATCCAATGTGCCATGTAAAAAGGCATTCAATAACCCAACCCCTCTTAGTAGCAACTGTAATAAGGCAGCGGATAGTAGTCATTTTAACAACTGGTGAAAAAGTTTCATTAAAATCGATTCCTTCCCTTTGAATGTCTCCTCTAACAACAAGTCGAGCTTTGAGCCTTTCAATTGTGCCATCAGACTTGTGTTTTACTTTGTAAACCCATTTACAAGGTAAGGCCTTTTTCCCTTTAGGCAACTGAACAATATCCCAAGTTTGGTTGGTAACCAGTGCGGGAACCAACCAaattgtacggggcggagtgttggccagtcaagaaatttcacgttcagaagatgaaagtcacgGAAATgtgaatgctgcggtggatgtgtgggcacactaggagggatagaattaggaatgaagatatccgatacaaggtgggagtggcatcggtggacgacaagatgcgggaagcgaggctgagatggtttgggcatgtgaagaggagagacacagatgccccagtgcggagatGCGAGAGTTTGGCTATGGACGatttcaggagaggcaaagggaggccgaagaagtattggggagaggtgattagacaggatatgacacagtttcagctcaccgaggacatgaccttagataggaggttgtggaggactcagattaggatagaaggctaggtggctaatCCTTTCACTGTAGTAGTTGTAgctttgctcatttgtttattgcaatttgatttctgcatttgattgctgcttatatttgttgggccgttgtactttggttatcttagctatctatagtagttaatgctcctttctttccgggctgttctaccatgactttctcgcatttgttattccttgctttcatattgttttcgatatgcttggtcctatctaaccttttgtcttgtttttcctctcttgtttcTCCTCTCTTATTCtcttcttgagccgagggtctttcggaaacaaccgccctacccttcaaggtgggggttaggtctgcgtacactctaccctccccagaccccacatggtgggattatactgggtttgttgttgttgttgtgttgttggttggtAACCAGTGCATCTAATTCAGTAGTCATTGCTTCCTGCCATCCAGGATGTAAGGAAGCCTGGTGAAAACTAGTAGGTTCACTAATAGTAGAAATTGAGTTAAGAAGTAATTGATTTGAAGAGGATAAAGCATTAAAAGAAAAGGTAGGAGGATGAACTGGATTAGTAAGACAGGAATCAGTGACATTAGAAAAATAGACATGATTGCATATATAATCAGATAAGTGAGTAGGAAGTTTGTAAATTCTGTCTGATTTTCTGAGGGTAGGAGGAACGGGAGGAACAGGAGAAGGAGGAGGGATGGTAGGAGAAGGTGGAATAGGGGAAGAAGGTGAGGGAGGGGGCTGTGGGACAATGGTGGGACTTGATGTAGAAGAAGGAATATTAGGAATAGAAAAAGGATCAGTAATGGTGTTATGAGGAGAGGAAAAAATAGGTGATGGTGAAATTGGAGAGTGAAAGGGAAATTCTGATTCGTGGAACTGAACATCCCGTGAGATGAACACCTTCTTAGTGTGTATATTGAAAAGTTTATAGCCCTTTTTACCTGGAGGGTAACCTAAGAAGACACAGGGGGAAGCTCTTGGGTCAAACTTAGTTCTGTTACTGGACAAAGTGGGTGCAAAACACAAACATCCAAAGACTTTTAAAAAATGATAAGAAGGAATAGAATCAAACAACATTTCATATGGAGATTTACCTTGAAGAATTCTGGTAGGAAACCTATTTATTAAAAAAGTTGCAGTTAAAACACACTCCCCCCAAAATGGAATAGGAACCTTAGAATGATGAAATAAGgctcttgaaacttctaaaagATGTCTATGTTTCCTTTCGACAATACCATTTTATTGAGGAGTAGCAATGCAAGAAGTGTGATGTATAATTCCTTGAGAATGGAAGAATTCTGAAGTGAGAATACTACTACCTAATTCTAATTCATTATCTGATCTATTGATTTTAACCTTCTTTTCAAATTGTCTTTCAACCatggctaaaaaaaaaatttaagaactGGAAAGGCATTGCTCTTGTTGCTTAGTAAATAAGTCCAATTAGTTCTACTAAAATCATCTACAATGGTGAGAAAATACTTATAACCATTATAGGGCCCCCATGTGTCAATGTGGATTAAATCAAATGAACCTTTACTCTTGCTTTCACTAAGTGGAAAAGGTGATCCAGTTTGTTTTGCCATAGGGCATATATCACAAGGATTTGCAACAGAAGAAATAGGAGAAATAGAACTGATTAAACTGATAGGTGGCCCAATCTATGGTGCCAAAGTCTTACATCTGAAACAGTACTAGAAGAAAAAGAAACTGAACTAGGAATTGAAATACATTTAGATAAAACAGTACTAGGAATAGAAAGCATAGAATCATTGTTCTTGGAAAGGTTGGTAGATTGAAGAGCTGGTGCAGTAAGCATAGAAACTTTATTCTTGGAAAGACTGGAAGGCCGAGAAGTTGGTGCAAAATGAAATGGCAGGAGATAGAGTCCTCCATTAGCAGTTCCAAAatccgggattagtcggggctcaaagagcctcggacacccggtgcttaataaaaaaaaacacacaaCCATGTGAGGTGAAAGTTAAGGCACAGTTCAGTTGTGTACATATTTTATGTACTGAAAGAAGATTGACCTTAAAGGATGAAACATAAAGAACATCATGAATAATTAGTTTAGGAGAAAGTTGAATGCTCCCTGCATGTGTTACTCTTACTTTATAGGAATTAGGTAGGGTGACAAATCTAGGGATGGGCAATGGTTTAACAGAAACAAAGAGTGTAGAATTGTAGCACCTATGTTCAGTGGCTCCTGTATCAAGGATCCAGGAACTAGATTCAACGTAAATGGTACAGGAAACAGAATTATTAAAGACTTTACCAGCACAGTTTGTGGCATTAACAATAGCATCTGAATTAGAGGCACTTGAATTCTCAACCTTAGCCTGTTGCAGTAGCTGAACCACCTGAGAGTATTGCTCATTAGTGAGCTGATTTCCTGAATTAGACCCTACATTAGAACCTGCAAATTGGTTCCCAGTACCCTCAGTTCCTAAAACCATGTTAGATCTCCCTCCTCCTTGGTACTTCCTTGATTTGGTGAATTTAAGGTCTGGAGGAAAACCTATGATTTTGTAACACTGATCCACAGAGTGACCAACCTTCTTATAATAAGCACAATCAGgttgtttttctttcctttataATCAGAAGAATAATACTTCTGTTGGGGCTGTTGAGGAGGAACTGCATGATTTGCTGTTAAGAAAGATTGTTGAGCATGAACAACCTGTTTTGCTGCTAAGAATGAAGAGGTTTCTACCGGAAATTGAGAGCTTACATAAACCTCTCTTTGTTTTTCATCCTGTACGAGTAAAGAGTAGGCAACATTAACATTAGGCAAGGGAGACATCATGAGTATATTACTCTTTACTCCGGTATAAGCATCATTTAGTCCCATAAGAAATTGAATAAGCCTTTCATCTTGAAATGATTTTATCACCTTTTCCTTTCCTCTGCAGGTACAAGTGCATGAACATTGAACAGAAATGGTCAAAGCATCAAGTTCATCCCATAAAcatttgatttttgtgaaatatCCTGCTATATTATTAGACCCTTGTACTAAGTCATTCAATTCTTTTTGTAGGTGATACAGTTTGGCACCATTAGGTTGGCCAAATCTGTCTTCTAAAGCAGTCCAAAGTTCCTCTGCTGATTTAGAATAAATGACACTGGATGCTATTTCTTTGGACAAAGAATTCAACAACCAAGAGGTGACCATGTCATTTCTTCTATTCCAAAGATTGAAATCAGCAGAAGTATCAGAAGGGGATTTGATGACCCCATTAATAAAACCCAATTTGTTTTTAGCTGACAAAGCAATCAAAATTGACCTTCTCCAACCCCCAAATCCTTTTCCATCAAAAGAAGAATTCACCAAGGTCATACCTGGTGAATCAGATGGGTGAAGGTAATAGGGGCTGGACATATCAGAGTTTGCAGATCTTGCAGCAGAGATAGAAACTTCATCATTTGAAGGCATCTTTGCTTAGAGAAAAGAAATGACaacagaaaaaaaattaaaagagtaAGGAAGCAGTAAATAGACTGAGGACCTTAAAGGAGCTCTGATACCATAATAAACAATAAAGGAATGAAATTGTAGAAAATTTTCTGTGTGTTTTTTTATTGATTGCGTATAGTGTATTTATACAAGCATTCTAGACGTAGAGATGAATAGAAAATGTACAAGTGTCCTAATTTCTATTGACTAGTATTTACAGTTGTAACATAAATGGAATATGCTAATTTTATCTACAAATCATGTGAGGAGCACATGTGAGAAGCTTCTATTTTCTTCATTGAGTTGTACGCTCAGGATCTGTTCTTGATTAAATGAAATTAGCCTTGTGATGACTCCACGTGTCTTTGAATGAAACTTTCCCAAATAGACACATAAGAGTGTTGTTGTCTTTGACATTAACGATGTCAACTTTTCTAACCAGTTTCTTCATTATCAATCTCAATCTTCCCTTTCTTTGTAGTTGAGGAAGAAGGTTGATTATTATCACCAACAGAGTGAAAAATTAAATTGTCCCTACGCATATATTTGCTTGTCAGATGAATGTGATATGCATCCTGAAAGGGACAAGGAAAGAGTATAGATGAGGAAAAAGTCATGATCGGATTCTGAGAGAGCAGAAGAAGCATGagtaacatgttttttttttttgtttttgttttgtgagATGATAGCATCATGAGTAACATGTGTTTAGAGGACATAAAATACATTAACGATGTTTTGTCGTAGACGATAAAAATGATAAAGCCATTCTCCACCAAGAAAAActacttagtatttttttttctttttatgttaGATATAATTATTATGGGGATATAGGAATGTaccaagggtaaatttgaaaagaGAACTAAATACTTTCTTAATTTTGTGAaacatcaattattttggacGGGAGGGAATAAATATTTACCATAGACTAAACATATTAAATTTTGAAAGGATCAAAACTGTCCGTACATTATAGGAAAGGGTTTAAGAATATCTTTGACATGCAATTGAACTAATGATATTTACTGAATTGACAGTTGAGTGAAATGAAGAAAAGTTCTAAAGAGAGTGGATTTTTTATGAACTAAACAAAGACTTTGATTATCTAGTTATGTGTGCTGACTGTTGAAGGATAATATCCCTTAAAGGACTCCTTCATAATGGGAACATATAATATTTTCTTTCTAATCAGTAACTCAATACATAAATATATGGAGTTAGATTTCCCAATGTTCATTCAACTAATAGTAACTATttcaaaaaatcattttttttttgttttgcaacaGATAAGTCACGCAATTAGTAATAATTATGTCACTAAGTTTTCTTT includes these proteins:
- the LOC132611543 gene encoding uncharacterized protein LOC132611543 — translated: MPSNDEVSISAARSANSDMSSPYYLHPSDSPGMTLVNSSFDGKGFGGWRRSILIALSAKNKLGFINGVIKSPSDTSADFNLWNRRNDMVTSWLLNSLSKEIASSVIYSKSAEELWTALEDRFGQPNGAKLYHLQKELNDLVQGSNNIAGYFTKIKCLWDELDALTISVQCSCTCTCRGKEKVIKSFQDERLIQFLMGLNDAYTGVKSNILMMSPLPNVNVAYSLLVQDEKQREVYVSSQFPVETSSFLAAKQVVHAQQSFLTANHAVPPQQPQQKYYSSDYKGKKNNLIVLIIRRLVTLWISVTKS